From a region of the Methanobrevibacter sp. V74 genome:
- a CDS encoding biotin--[acetyl-CoA-carboxylase] ligase, giving the protein MRSEIIKILKKENKLSDETIKELQETDLNDFANIIQEIGKQETKYIKASEISKELNTKYIGKSLYVFDEVKSTNTVAKFLAMNNVENGSVVISEKQTDAKGRSGKTWESPLGGIWLSIILQPHVDYSKLPLITLATGVAVAKAMEKIGIKSAEIKWPNDIIINNKKVCGILTEAVTQFNTIKNVIIGVGIDANVDITGFPEDLKEGTTTIKEELGRKENENTLIRLFLEEFEKIAELFNHEGFEEILKEWRKRSYTIGKIVEVREPFNKYYDGYVVGISKEGALIVEKIDGTLEKVISGECIIKN; this is encoded by the coding sequence ATGAGAAGTGAGATAATTAAAATATTAAAAAAAGAGAATAAACTTTCTGATGAAACAATCAAAGAACTCCAAGAAACAGATTTAAACGATTTTGCCAATATTATTCAAGAAATCGGAAAGCAAGAAACTAAATATATTAAAGCATCTGAAATCTCTAAAGAATTAAATACGAAATATATAGGTAAAAGTTTATATGTTTTTGATGAAGTAAAATCTACTAATACCGTGGCTAAATTTTTAGCAATGAACAATGTTGAAAACGGCAGTGTGGTTATTTCTGAAAAACAAACCGATGCAAAAGGAAGATCTGGCAAAACATGGGAATCTCCATTAGGAGGAATATGGTTATCTATTATATTACAACCACATGTAGATTACTCAAAACTCCCACTTATCACATTAGCAACAGGTGTGGCGGTTGCAAAAGCAATGGAGAAAATAGGAATCAAATCTGCTGAGATTAAATGGCCTAATGATATTATCATAAATAACAAAAAGGTTTGTGGAATCTTAACAGAAGCAGTTACTCAATTTAACACAATCAAAAATGTCATTATTGGTGTTGGTATTGATGCTAATGTAGACATTACTGGTTTTCCAGAAGACTTAAAAGAAGGGACTACAACAATTAAAGAGGAGCTCGGAAGAAAAGAAAATGAAAATACTCTAATCAGATTATTTTTAGAAGAATTTGAAAAAATTGCAGAACTTTTCAATCATGAAGGATTCGAAGAAATCTTGAAAGAATGGAGAAAACGTTCATACACTATTGGAAAAATTGTAGAAGTTAGAGAACCATTCAACAAATATTATGACGGTTACGTTGTTGGCATTAGTAAGGAAGGAGCTTTAATTGTCGAAAAAATTGATGGAACCTTAGAAAAAGTAATTTCCGGAGAATGTATAATTAAAAACTAA
- a CDS encoding TIGR03576 family pyridoxal phosphate-dependent enzyme has protein sequence MIVNSPLDEVKKREKALLIIKDIVETKGRNYLFDLTGLSGGFIASPSELSLLETYVGPAIFEDALQEVGIGHMGGEKVLPLNRTSSGILATILTLVKKNSNVVHYLAELPAHPSIPRSCKLVGANYFETDVFDDFSIPDNTSLVVVTGSTMDLKVIDEEEFKKVIEMAHEKNILVMVDDASGARLRTVVFNQSKACDLGADIAITSTDKLMSGPRGGLMAGRKDLIDKIKIKVNQFGLEAQPPVVLAMLNGIKNFNGDNLIKSFERKDQLFELLRSKFNNLEKTPNGVLISPDNLSNEVNIPHNLSNDDLAFVFSFVLLKEHGIITIPAVGMPGASPTIRFDLSTSDAFNLDLNDLVKKIESSFEKLLEVIQNEEKCREIVF, from the coding sequence ATGATTGTAAATAGTCCTTTAGATGAAGTCAAAAAAAGAGAAAAAGCTCTTTTGATTATTAAAGACATAGTTGAAACTAAAGGTAGGAATTATCTATTTGATTTAACGGGTTTATCGGGGGGATTTATTGCAAGTCCTTCTGAATTAAGTCTTTTAGAAACCTATGTTGGACCGGCTATTTTTGAAGATGCTCTTCAAGAAGTTGGAATTGGTCATATGGGTGGTGAAAAGGTCCTTCCACTTAACAGAACTTCTTCTGGAATTTTAGCTACTATTTTAACATTAGTCAAAAAAAATTCTAATGTTGTACATTATCTTGCAGAATTGCCAGCACACCCATCAATTCCTCGCAGTTGTAAATTGGTAGGTGCTAATTATTTTGAAACTGATGTTTTTGATGATTTTTCAATACCTGACAATACTTCATTAGTTGTAGTGACTGGTTCTACAATGGATTTAAAAGTCATTGATGAAGAAGAATTTAAAAAAGTAATTGAAATGGCTCATGAGAAAAATATTCTTGTCATGGTTGATGATGCTTCTGGAGCAAGACTTAGAACTGTTGTATTTAACCAATCCAAAGCTTGTGATTTAGGAGCAGATATTGCAATTACAAGTACTGATAAATTAATGTCCGGTCCGAGAGGAGGATTAATGGCAGGTCGTAAGGATTTAATTGATAAAATAAAAATTAAAGTTAATCAATTTGGTCTTGAAGCTCAACCACCTGTGGTACTAGCCATGTTAAATGGTATTAAAAACTTCAATGGGGATAATTTAATAAAAAGTTTTGAAAGAAAAGATCAATTATTTGAATTATTAAGGTCCAAATTTAATAATTTAGAAAAAACACCAAATGGAGTACTTATTTCTCCGGATAATTTATCAAATGAGGTTAATATTCCCCATAATCTCTCTAATGATGATTTAGCATTTGTATTTTCATTTGTTTTATTAAAAGAACATGGCATAATTACAATTCCGGCAGTTGGGATGCCGGGAGCATCACCTACTATAAGATTTGATTTATCGACTAGCGATGCATTTAATTTAGATTTAAATGATTTAGTTAAAAAAATAGAATCTTCCTTTGAAAAATTACTTGAAGTAATCCAAAATGAAGAAAAATGTAGGGAGATTGTATTTTAG
- a CDS encoding METTL5 family protein — MKMITRKKHLEMKLQSIPSHPNPKVGLEQYSTPSVIASDLIWNAYSLGDIEDKNIVDLGCGTGIFAIASSLMGANSSIGVDIDEDSINLAIGVKDKLKLDNLNFIVSDINEFNEGSITDTVFQNPPFGSQRNAEVGVDLNFIQKAIGLNCSVLYSFHMASTEEFLIKYFEVNNLKITHIFRYKFPIPKIYDFHTKENQNVDVIVIRALHK, encoded by the coding sequence ATGAAAATGATTACTCGTAAAAAACATTTGGAAATGAAACTTCAATCTATTCCATCGCACCCAAATCCTAAAGTTGGTCTTGAGCAATATTCAACTCCTTCGGTTATTGCATCTGATTTAATCTGGAATGCTTATTCTCTTGGAGATATTGAGGATAAAAATATCGTTGATTTAGGTTGTGGCACTGGTATTTTTGCCATTGCCTCTTCACTGATGGGAGCAAATTCCTCAATTGGTGTGGATATTGATGAAGATTCTATAAACTTAGCAATAGGTGTTAAAGACAAATTAAAATTAGATAATTTAAATTTCATTGTCAGCGACATTAATGAATTTAATGAAGGATCAATTACAGACACTGTATTTCAAAACCCGCCCTTCGGATCTCAGAGAAATGCTGAGGTTGGTGTTGATTTAAATTTCATTCAAAAAGCTATTGGATTAAATTGCAGTGTATTGTATTCATTTCACATGGCATCTACTGAGGAGTTTTTAATAAAATATTTTGAAGTCAATAATTTAAAAATAACACATATTTTTCGTTATAAATTTCCAATTCCTAAGATTTATGATTTTCACACAAAAGAAAATCAAAATGTTGATGTAATCGTAATAAGAGCATTACATAAATAA
- the rpsS gene encoding 30S ribosomal protein S19, producing MARKIFKYKGYTLEELQGMSLEEVMELFPARQRRSLKRGFLPRQQIVLDKMRKLNKEGSKNGRPVVIRTHCRDMIVIPEMVGTTFGIYDGQNFVEVTIEPEMIGHYFGEFAPTRKRVQHGDPGMGATRSSMFVPLK from the coding sequence TTGGCAAGAAAAATATTTAAATATAAAGGTTATACTCTTGAAGAACTTCAAGGCATGTCTTTAGAGGAAGTAATGGAATTATTCCCTGCAAGACAAAGAAGATCTTTAAAAAGAGGATTTTTACCAAGACAACAAATTGTTTTGGATAAAATGAGAAAATTAAATAAAGAAGGAAGTAAAAATGGCCGTCCTGTTGTAATTAGGACCCATTGTAGAGACATGATTGTAATACCTGAAATGGTAGGGACCACTTTCGGTATTTATGATGGTCAAAATTTTGTAGAAGTCACTATTGAACCTGAAATGATTGGTCATTACTTCGGTGAATTTGCACCAACCAGAAAAAGAGTTCAACACGGAGATCCAGGTATGGGTGCTACTAGATCATCCATGTTTGTACCACTTAAATAA
- a CDS encoding 50S ribosomal protein L2: protein MGKRLIHQRRGRGTPVHRVASHRFKDKIRYRSYDALEKEGSIKGKVIDIVHDPARTAPIAEVKFENGEKKFILAPETIQIDDEIECGISAPIKFGNTLPLAEIPEGTPIYDIENTPGDGGRFVRSSGTYASVVTHDANQAVVELPSGELKYLNPNCRASIGVVAGGGRKDKPFLKAGKKWHAYKAKGKKFMTVRGVAMNAVDHPHGGGNRQHPGRPTTVSRHAPPGRKVGSIAAKRTGLKR from the coding sequence ATGGGTAAACGATTAATCCACCAAAGAAGAGGGAGAGGAACTCCTGTTCACCGTGTTGCTTCTCATCGTTTTAAAGACAAAATTAGGTACCGATCTTACGATGCATTAGAAAAAGAAGGAAGTATTAAAGGAAAAGTTATTGATATTGTTCACGATCCGGCAAGAACTGCTCCTATTGCAGAAGTAAAATTCGAAAATGGTGAAAAGAAATTTATCTTAGCACCTGAAACCATTCAAATCGATGATGAAATTGAATGTGGTATTTCTGCTCCTATCAAATTCGGTAATACTTTGCCGCTTGCTGAAATTCCTGAAGGTACTCCAATTTATGATATTGAAAACACTCCTGGAGATGGAGGCCGTTTTGTAAGATCTTCTGGAACTTATGCTTCTGTAGTTACTCATGATGCAAATCAAGCTGTTGTAGAATTACCATCAGGGGAATTAAAATACTTAAATCCTAACTGTCGTGCTAGTATTGGTGTAGTAGCTGGTGGAGGAAGAAAAGATAAACCATTCCTTAAAGCTGGTAAAAAATGGCATGCTTATAAAGCTAAAGGTAAAAAATTCATGACTGTAAGAGGAGTAGCAATGAATGCTGTTGACCACCCTCACGGAGGAGGTAACAGACAACATCCTGGTCGTCCAACTACTGTTTCAAGACATGCACCACCAGGAAGAAAAGTTGGTTCAATTGCAGCTAAAAGAACAGGTTTAAAAAGATAG
- a CDS encoding acetyl-CoA carboxylase biotin carboxylase subunit, which translates to MFEKILIANRGEIAIRVMRACRELDIKSVAIYSDADKTSLYTNYADESYPLGNPSPAKSYLNIGKIINIALESGADAIHPGYGFLAENAKLGEECEKNGIKLIGPSGDVINKMGDKITSKALMKKAGVPVIEGTAEGVTDINEAKEIARQIGYPVIVKASAGGGGIGMRAVYEEDELVRAIESTQSVASTNFGDSTVFIEKYLEKPRHIEFQLLADEHGNVIHVADRECSIQRRHQKLLEEAPSPIMTEELREEMGGSAVKAAKYIGYKSAGTVEFLYDKGEYYFLEMNTRIQVEHPITELITNTDLIKEQIKIANGDELSYEQEDIKVTGHAIECRINAEDPLNDFAPNPGKITGYRSPGGPGVRLDSGVYMNYTIPTFYDSMISKLITYGRDRTDAINRMKRALSEYIILGVKTTIPFHKAVLRNPNFISGDLNTHFIDTYKKGIEIEMDNVIAEDLELVNKMKSTFMPGKKIAAISAAVGSYQNMAKNQQMQK; encoded by the coding sequence ATGTTTGAAAAAATATTAATTGCAAATAGAGGAGAAATCGCAATTAGAGTAATGCGTGCCTGTCGTGAACTTGACATTAAGAGTGTAGCTATTTACTCAGATGCTGATAAAACTTCCCTTTATACAAATTATGCTGATGAAAGCTATCCTTTAGGAAATCCTTCACCGGCAAAATCCTATTTAAATATCGGAAAAATTATTAATATTGCTCTTGAATCTGGTGCTGATGCAATACACCCAGGTTATGGATTTTTAGCAGAAAATGCTAAATTAGGAGAAGAATGTGAAAAAAATGGAATTAAACTAATCGGACCAAGTGGAGATGTAATTAACAAAATGGGAGATAAAATTACATCAAAGGCTTTAATGAAAAAAGCAGGAGTTCCTGTAATTGAAGGAACCGCCGAAGGCGTGACTGATATTAATGAAGCTAAAGAAATAGCACGCCAAATTGGATATCCTGTAATTGTAAAAGCTTCAGCAGGCGGTGGAGGAATTGGTATGCGTGCAGTTTATGAAGAAGACGAACTTGTACGTGCAATTGAATCTACACAATCCGTTGCATCAACAAACTTTGGAGATTCAACCGTATTTATTGAAAAATACCTTGAAAAGCCACGCCACATAGAATTCCAATTATTAGCTGATGAACATGGAAATGTCATTCATGTAGCAGACAGAGAATGTTCTATTCAAAGAAGACATCAAAAACTCCTAGAAGAAGCGCCTTCCCCAATTATGACAGAAGAATTAAGAGAAGAAATGGGCGGAAGTGCAGTTAAAGCAGCAAAATATATTGGATATAAAAGTGCAGGTACTGTAGAATTCTTATATGATAAAGGAGAATATTATTTCCTTGAAATGAATACACGTATCCAAGTAGAACATCCCATTACTGAATTAATCACCAACACTGATTTAATTAAAGAACAAATCAAAATTGCAAATGGCGATGAATTAAGCTATGAACAGGAAGATATTAAAGTAACTGGCCATGCAATTGAATGCCGTATTAATGCAGAAGACCCATTAAATGACTTTGCACCAAATCCAGGGAAAATTACAGGTTACAGATCACCTGGCGGACCTGGCGTACGTTTAGATAGTGGAGTATACATGAATTATACCATTCCAACATTTTACGATTCAATGATTTCAAAATTAATCACATATGGAAGAGACAGAACAGATGCAATTAACAGAATGAAAAGGGCATTAAGTGAATATATCATTCTAGGAGTAAAAACAACAATTCCATTCCATAAAGCCGTTTTAAGAAACCCTAACTTTATTTCTGGCGATTTAAATACGCATTTTATCGATACATATAAAAAAGGTATTGAAATAGAAATGGATAATGTAATTGCTGAAGATTTGGAACTTGTAAATAAAATGAAATCTACTTTCATGCCGGGTAAAAAAATAGCTGCAATTTCTGCTGCAGTCGGATCATACCAAAATATGGCTAAAAATCAACAAATGCAAAAATAA
- a CDS encoding 50S ribosomal protein L23 encodes MDSYSVIIKPHVTEKTMNLIDLNNEIAFVVNREVNKRQIKYAFEDLYEEKVARVNTHITPKGVKVAYIKLIEEGMAEELAVRLGVF; translated from the coding sequence ATGGATTCATATTCAGTTATTATTAAACCTCATGTTACTGAAAAAACAATGAATTTAATTGATTTGAATAATGAGATTGCATTTGTTGTAAATCGTGAAGTCAATAAAAGGCAAATTAAATATGCTTTTGAGGATTTATACGAAGAAAAAGTAGCAAGAGTTAATACACATATTACTCCTAAAGGTGTAAAAGTAGCATATATTAAATTAATTGAAGAAGGAATGGCAGAAGAACTTGCTGTCAGATTAGGTGTATTCTAA
- the rpl3p gene encoding 50S ribosomal protein L3 has translation MVRHHQPRKGSVAFSPRKRAAKETPRVKSWPKSDEPKLLGLAGYKVGMTHVLLTDTDKNSPTQGMEVFTPVTVLEVPPVVVMGIRAYEKTSRGLKVITEVLADNLDQELSRKISLPKDYNKSEAIAKIQGALENTEEIKVLVHTNPKVTSVPKKKPDIFECGIGGANPEEKLNTALELLGNEVKASEIFNEGEFVDAIATTKGKGFQGVVKRWGIRIQYGKAVRAGKGRHVGSIGPWTPRRTMWTVAQAGQMGYHKRTEFNKKILKIASADEVDEINPDGGFVKYGLVKNDYVLVKGSLPGPSKRLVILRQPIRPNNKAEDIPQINYISTKSKQGV, from the coding sequence ATGGTTAGACATCATCAGCCAAGAAAAGGTTCCGTTGCTTTTAGTCCAAGGAAAAGAGCAGCTAAAGAAACCCCTAGAGTTAAATCTTGGCCAAAATCCGATGAACCAAAATTACTCGGCCTCGCAGGTTATAAAGTTGGTATGACTCACGTTTTATTAACTGATACTGATAAAAACTCTCCTACTCAAGGTATGGAAGTTTTCACTCCAGTAACTGTATTGGAAGTGCCTCCAGTCGTAGTAATGGGAATTAGAGCATATGAAAAAACTTCTCGTGGTTTGAAAGTAATCACCGAAGTACTTGCAGACAATTTAGATCAAGAACTTTCAAGGAAGATTTCCCTTCCTAAAGATTACAATAAATCTGAAGCTATTGCAAAAATACAAGGTGCATTAGAAAACACAGAAGAAATTAAGGTCTTAGTACACACAAATCCAAAAGTAACTAGCGTACCTAAGAAAAAACCGGATATATTTGAATGCGGTATTGGAGGAGCAAATCCTGAAGAAAAATTAAATACTGCATTGGAGTTATTAGGTAATGAAGTAAAAGCTAGCGAAATCTTCAATGAAGGTGAATTTGTTGATGCAATTGCAACTACAAAAGGAAAAGGATTCCAAGGTGTAGTAAAAAGATGGGGAATTAGAATTCAATATGGTAAAGCTGTAAGAGCAGGAAAAGGTAGACACGTCGGTTCTATTGGTCCTTGGACTCCAAGAAGAACTATGTGGACTGTAGCTCAAGCAGGTCAAATGGGTTACCACAAAAGAACTGAATTCAATAAAAAAATTTTAAAAATCGCATCAGCTGACGAAGTTGATGAAATCAACCCAGATGGCGGATTTGTAAAATATGGGCTTGTCAAAAACGATTATGTTTTAGTAAAAGGATCCCTTCCAGGACCTTCTAAAAGATTAGTAATCTTAAGACAACCTATCAGACCTAACAATAAAGCTGAGGATATCCCTCAAATTAACTACATTAGTACAAAATCTAAACAAGGGGTATAA
- a CDS encoding putative RNA uridine N3 methyltransferase, whose amino-acid sequence MYKDELSIFIPNSFLSESRDLKIRTYKVGIIARALAIFQADNVVIYNDNHDKNEDGEEDGAFIAEVLNYMNTPQYLRRQVIPIKAELKHVGILPPLRTPHHPVNSQPDVGDYRQGFTVKRNKKGTFVDIGMDKFAFCKEHLTVKKIFDFKITKIAKKEVIVTPDKPDDIYWGYKVISSNKSLKNSLKLIKPDLVVETTKYGDYIDSIFDELKCKVDECKSIAILFGGPYSSIAEDVSNPNWDLFKVNTLPGQGTETVRTEEAVVATLSLFNFMRF is encoded by the coding sequence ATGTATAAAGATGAGCTATCTATATTTATTCCAAACTCATTTCTTTCTGAGTCTAGAGATCTTAAAATTCGTACTTATAAAGTGGGGATTATAGCAAGAGCTTTAGCTATTTTTCAAGCAGATAATGTTGTTATTTACAATGACAATCATGATAAAAACGAAGATGGAGAAGAGGATGGAGCTTTTATTGCTGAAGTTCTAAATTATATGAATACTCCTCAATATTTGAGAAGACAAGTTATTCCTATAAAAGCTGAACTTAAGCATGTCGGTATCCTTCCACCGCTTAGGACTCCTCATCATCCTGTTAATAGTCAACCAGATGTGGGTGATTATAGACAAGGTTTCACTGTTAAAAGAAATAAGAAAGGAACTTTTGTTGATATTGGTATGGATAAATTTGCATTCTGTAAAGAGCATCTTACAGTTAAAAAAATTTTTGACTTTAAGATTACTAAAATAGCTAAGAAAGAAGTAATAGTCACACCTGATAAACCAGATGACATTTACTGGGGATATAAAGTTATCTCCTCTAATAAGAGTCTTAAAAATAGCTTAAAATTAATTAAACCTGATCTTGTTGTGGAAACTACAAAATATGGAGATTATATTGATTCTATTTTTGATGAATTAAAATGTAAAGTAGATGAATGTAAAAGTATTGCTATTTTATTTGGTGGCCCTTATTCTTCAATTGCAGAAGATGTTTCAAATCCTAATTGGGATTTATTTAAAGTAAATACTCTTCCTGGACAAGGAACTGAAACTGTTAGAACTGAAGAGGCAGTTGTCGCTACACTTTCTTTATTTAACTTTATGAGATTTTAA
- a CDS encoding 30S ribosomal protein S3, which translates to MIEKDFVSEGLRRTRIDEYLEKELERAGYGGMDVQITPLGTMVIVYAERPGMVIGRGGKNVRAITDVLKSEFGLDNPQIEVKEVDVPELNPKIMAYKISNMLQRGMHFRRVAYSTIRRIMGAGAQGVEITISGKIRGSRSAVAKFVEGYIKKCGEPSIRLVNEGFATAELKPGVLGIYVRIMPPETVLPDSVEILPPKMTIKEDDGNIIEEDIDVETEEIIEEEIIEEIEDLDELEEVVEEESTEEVEKDDKS; encoded by the coding sequence ATGATAGAAAAAGATTTCGTTTCAGAAGGCCTTAGAAGAACTAGAATTGATGAATATTTAGAAAAAGAACTCGAAAGAGCTGGATATGGTGGTATGGATGTTCAAATTACACCTTTAGGTACCATGGTCATTGTTTATGCAGAAAGGCCTGGTATGGTTATTGGTAGAGGTGGTAAAAATGTTAGAGCTATTACCGATGTTCTTAAATCTGAATTTGGTTTAGATAATCCGCAAATTGAAGTCAAAGAAGTTGATGTTCCAGAACTTAACCCTAAAATCATGGCATACAAAATCTCTAATATGTTACAAAGAGGTATGCACTTTAGAAGAGTAGCTTACTCTACTATTCGCAGAATCATGGGAGCTGGAGCTCAAGGTGTAGAAATCACTATTTCTGGTAAAATCAGAGGTTCTAGATCTGCTGTAGCTAAATTCGTAGAAGGATACATTAAGAAATGTGGTGAACCTTCAATCAGATTAGTTAATGAGGGTTTTGCTACTGCTGAATTAAAACCTGGAGTATTAGGTATTTATGTAAGAATTATGCCTCCGGAAACTGTATTGCCTGATTCCGTTGAAATCCTTCCTCCAAAAATGACCATCAAAGAAGATGATGGTAATATCATTGAAGAAGATATCGATGTAGAAACCGAAGAAATCATCGAAGAAGAAATTATTGAGGAAATAGAGGATCTCGACGAATTGGAAGAAGTTGTTGAAGAAGAATCTACTGAAGAAGTAGAAAAAGATGATAAATCTTAA
- the rpl4p gene encoding 50S ribosomal protein L4 gives MKVNVYSINGEVKDEIELPAIFDEVYRPDLIKRAVLSAQSARVQPWGNDPMAGKRTSAKGWGSGRGTARVPRIKNGSKAAFVPMAIGGRQAHPTRAEKNHHEKINIKERRFAIRSAVAATTNKEIVENRGHVVDDLAQVPIIVEDDIEEVKTAKQTREIFQKLGVYDDVIRAKEGKRIRAGRGKTRGRKYKKVKGPLVVVGEDKGISLGARNHAGVDVVGVENLNAELLAPGTHPGRLTVYTKSAVEKLGGLFQ, from the coding sequence ATGAAAGTTAATGTTTATTCTATTAATGGGGAAGTTAAAGATGAAATTGAACTTCCAGCTATTTTTGATGAAGTGTACAGACCGGATTTAATCAAAAGAGCTGTACTTTCAGCACAATCTGCTAGAGTACAACCATGGGGTAATGACCCAATGGCAGGTAAAAGAACCTCTGCTAAAGGATGGGGTTCAGGTAGAGGTACTGCAAGAGTGCCAAGGATTAAAAATGGTTCAAAAGCAGCTTTCGTACCAATGGCTATTGGTGGTAGACAAGCACATCCTACTAGAGCTGAAAAAAATCATCATGAAAAAATCAACATCAAAGAAAGAAGGTTTGCAATCAGATCTGCTGTTGCAGCAACCACTAATAAAGAAATTGTTGAAAATAGAGGTCATGTTGTTGATGATTTAGCTCAAGTGCCTATTATTGTTGAAGATGATATTGAAGAAGTAAAAACTGCTAAACAAACTCGTGAAATTTTCCAAAAATTAGGTGTTTATGATGATGTCATCCGCGCTAAAGAAGGTAAAAGAATCAGAGCCGGTAGAGGTAAAACTAGAGGAAGAAAATACAAAAAAGTAAAAGGACCTCTTGTTGTTGTCGGTGAAGATAAAGGAATTTCCCTAGGTGCGAGAAACCACGCTGGTGTAGATGTTGTGGGTGTTGAAAACTTAAATGCTGAATTATTAGCACCTGGTACTCACCCAGGAAGACTAACTGTTTACACTAAATCAGCTGTTGAAAAATTAGGAGGTTTATTCCAATAA
- the rpmC gene encoding 50S ribosomal protein L29 has protein sequence MAILRSKEIWDMEVDEIQDKLVELRTELSKNVSKSAAAGVVENPGKIKELKRTIARVLTILNEKQKEN, from the coding sequence ATGGCGATTTTAAGAAGTAAAGAAATTTGGGACATGGAAGTTGATGAGATTCAAGATAAGTTAGTTGAACTCAGAACTGAATTATCCAAAAATGTTTCTAAAAGTGCAGCTGCCGGGGTAGTCGAAAACCCTGGAAAAATTAAAGAATTAAAAAGAACAATTGCTCGTGTTCTTACAATTTTGAATGAAAAACAAAAGGAGAATTAA
- a CDS encoding 50S ribosomal protein L22 has protein sequence MANKYAYNEKVDEAKTARAMAKSLKISPKHSVEICSAIRGMEVGKAKDYLENVIDMKKSVPFKRHNKKVGHRKGQKGWAAGRYPVKAAEQILKVLENAEANAEYKGMDTENLFIEHISSHRGVVIPGYIPRAFGRMTPFNTPTTHIQIVLQEAN, from the coding sequence ATGGCTAACAAATATGCTTATAATGAAAAAGTTGATGAGGCAAAAACTGCACGTGCTATGGCAAAATCTCTTAAGATTTCTCCAAAACACAGTGTTGAAATTTGCAGCGCGATTAGAGGAATGGAAGTAGGAAAAGCAAAAGATTACTTGGAAAATGTTATTGATATGAAAAAATCTGTTCCTTTCAAAAGACACAACAAAAAAGTTGGTCACAGAAAAGGACAAAAAGGATGGGCTGCTGGCAGATACCCTGTAAAAGCTGCAGAACAAATTTTAAAAGTTTTAGAAAATGCTGAAGCTAATGCAGAGTACAAAGGTATGGATACTGAAAATTTATTCATCGAACATATTTCATCTCACAGAGGTGTAGTAATCCCTGGTTACATCCCAAGAGCATTCGGTAGAATGACTCCATTCAATACACCTACTACTCATATTCAAATTGTATTACAGGAGGCTAACTAA
- a CDS encoding ribonuclease P protein subunit, with protein MITSNNLVHHEFIGLKVNARSKRNTSLNLNGTIIDETKNTIRIEGMDNTEKVIPKNGTIFVFEIPNGEKIEVDGNILSIRPEDRIKKRFKKI; from the coding sequence ATGATTACTTCAAATAATTTAGTGCATCATGAATTCATTGGTTTAAAAGTTAATGCAAGAAGTAAAAGGAATACCTCTCTTAATTTAAACGGAACTATTATTGATGAGACAAAGAATACTATCAGAATTGAGGGAATGGATAATACTGAAAAGGTTATTCCAAAGAATGGAACAATCTTTGTATTTGAAATTCCAAACGGGGAAAAAATTGAAGTTGATGGTAATATTTTGTCTATTCGTCCTGAAGATAGAATAAAAAAAAGGTTTAAAAAAATATAA
- the yciH gene encoding stress response translation initiation inhibitor YciH translates to MSKICDVCGLPEELCVCEEIAREVQTLKVFTVRRRFGKLMTIIEGIDEHDIDIKELTKTLKAKCACGGTAKNGQIELQGDHKVRVKEVLSEMGFSSDTIEIRESKKNNKKRR, encoded by the coding sequence ATGTCAAAAATCTGTGATGTATGTGGGCTTCCTGAAGAACTTTGTGTTTGTGAAGAAATTGCACGTGAAGTTCAAACTCTAAAAGTGTTTACAGTTAGAAGAAGATTCGGAAAACTCATGACTATTATCGAAGGTATTGATGAACATGATATAGATATCAAAGAACTCACTAAAACTCTTAAAGCTAAATGTGCTTGTGGAGGAACCGCTAAAAACGGTCAAATAGAGCTTCAAGGAGATCACAAAGTTAGAGTGAAAGAAGTTTTATCTGAAATGGGTTTCTCATCTGATACTATTGAAATCCGAGAATCTAAAAAGAATAATAAGAAAAGGAGATAG